Proteins encoded together in one Wolbachia endosymbiont of Menacanthus eurysternus window:
- the carB gene encoding carbamoyl-phosphate synthase large subunit → MPKRTDIESILVIGAGPIIIGQACEFDYSGTQSCKVLKNEGYKVILINSNPATIMTDPEFSDVTYIEPILPEIIEKILIKEKPDAILPTMGGQTALNCATSLADDGILDAYNIKLIGISREAIRKAEDRKLFQQSMDKIGLKYPKSITINNQKQIKEALNYIKLPAIVRSSFTLGGIGSGIAYSEEEFIDIVENALKSSPINEVQIDESIIGWKEYEMEVIRDYKDNCIIVCSIENIDPMGVHTGDSITVAPALTLRDAEYQQMRNASIAILREINVSAGSANVQFAVNSKEDSSLVVIEMNPRVSRSSAFASKATGYPIAKVATKLAIGYSLDEIRNDCTPIISAAFEPVVDYIVTKIPRFEFEKFKGTTCELSTSMKSVGEVMSIGRTFNESLQKAFRSLETDLTGLDEVFSENTDINYIKYKLSKLLPNRLLIAADAMRHGVSIKEINSITGYDLWFLQNIQQIILAEQKIKKIGLPKTAYEILELKKMGFSDARLAKLSKKKIEQIETIRKKFGIHQVYKRIDTCAAEFKSDTAYMYGCYEGDIINKTECEANVSDRKKIVILGSGPNRIGQGIEFDYACVHAVFAAKEMGYETIIINCNPETVSTDYDIADRLYFAPLTIEDVLEILNKEQENGILIGVIVQIGGQTPLKLSKILNERDFNILGTPFNSIDLAEDRMKFKNLALQLNLKQPENSICYSIEEALTNTKKVGFPLVVRPSYVLGGQSMSIKYDIESFKIYVLNQTKIFEHGSLLLDKFLDNAIEVDVDAICDGEKVFIAAIIEHIEEAGIHSGDSTCSIPTNTLSNEIIKEIELQTEKIAFKLKVKGLINIQFAIQKNNIYILEVNLRASRTIPFVSKVINIPIAKLATQVILGKKLDQEKKLLGHFAVKVAVFPFTRFSEIDTLLGPEMKSTGEVMGIDLSFEAALAKAYMAAGYKLPTKGKVLISVKDDDKKYILPVAHSLRKLDFEIYATKDTASYLNDNGITTRALSKAKKCKSHIINMIKSGKINLVINTSKCIKSISNSKDIRRTAILQNVTYSTTISGSKALVLAIQYIKSSKLEVKSLQQIRTSFN, encoded by the coding sequence ATGCCGAAACGTACAGATATAGAATCTATATTAGTAATAGGAGCAGGTCCTATAATTATAGGACAAGCATGCGAATTTGATTATTCTGGAACCCAAAGCTGTAAAGTATTAAAAAATGAAGGCTATAAAGTTATTCTTATAAACTCTAATCCAGCAACCATAATGACAGATCCAGAATTTTCTGATGTAACATATATAGAACCAATATTACCAGAAATTATAGAAAAAATTCTAATTAAAGAAAAACCAGATGCAATATTACCTACAATGGGTGGACAAACCGCACTCAATTGTGCAACAAGTCTTGCAGATGATGGAATATTAGACGCATATAATATAAAACTCATCGGTATAAGCAGAGAAGCAATTAGAAAAGCTGAAGATAGAAAACTATTTCAACAATCTATGGATAAAATAGGACTAAAATACCCTAAAAGCATTACTATAAATAATCAGAAACAAATAAAAGAAGCTTTAAACTATATAAAATTACCCGCAATAGTACGCTCATCATTTACTCTAGGTGGAATTGGTAGTGGAATAGCATATAGCGAAGAAGAGTTCATTGATATTGTAGAAAACGCCTTAAAAAGCTCACCAATAAATGAAGTTCAAATAGATGAATCTATTATAGGTTGGAAAGAATATGAAATGGAAGTTATCCGTGATTACAAAGATAATTGCATAATAGTTTGTTCAATTGAAAATATCGATCCTATGGGAGTTCATACAGGTGATAGCATTACAGTAGCTCCCGCTTTAACTCTACGTGATGCAGAATACCAACAGATGAGAAATGCATCTATAGCAATACTGAGAGAAATTAATGTTAGCGCAGGTAGTGCAAATGTACAATTCGCAGTTAATTCCAAAGAAGACAGTAGTCTTGTTGTAATAGAAATGAATCCAAGAGTTTCTCGATCTTCCGCATTTGCATCAAAAGCAACAGGTTATCCAATAGCAAAAGTTGCAACTAAACTTGCTATTGGATATTCACTCGACGAAATACGCAACGATTGCACACCAATCATATCTGCTGCATTTGAACCAGTAGTTGATTATATTGTTACCAAAATCCCTCGTTTTGAATTTGAAAAATTTAAAGGTACAACCTGTGAATTATCTACTTCTATGAAATCTGTTGGAGAAGTAATGTCTATAGGGCGCACTTTTAATGAATCATTACAAAAAGCTTTCCGTTCACTTGAAACTGATCTTACTGGACTCGATGAAGTATTCTCTGAAAACACGGATATTAATTACATTAAATATAAATTATCAAAATTACTACCAAATAGATTATTAATTGCCGCAGACGCAATGCGTCACGGAGTGAGTATAAAAGAAATAAATTCAATTACTGGATATGATTTATGGTTTTTACAAAATATACAGCAAATTATTCTAGCTGAACAAAAAATTAAAAAAATAGGCTTACCTAAAACTGCATACGAAATATTAGAGTTAAAAAAAATGGGATTTTCGGATGCTAGGTTAGCAAAGTTAAGTAAAAAAAAAATAGAACAAATTGAAACAATAAGAAAAAAATTTGGCATTCACCAAGTTTATAAACGTATAGATACATGTGCAGCTGAATTTAAATCAGATACTGCATACATGTATGGATGTTATGAAGGAGACATTATAAATAAAACAGAATGCGAAGCAAATGTATCTGATCGAAAAAAGATTGTTATTTTAGGTAGTGGGCCAAATCGTATTGGTCAAGGCATTGAATTTGATTATGCATGCGTACATGCGGTTTTTGCGGCAAAAGAAATGGGATATGAAACAATAATAATTAACTGCAACCCTGAAACCGTTTCAACTGATTATGATATTGCCGATCGTCTATACTTTGCCCCATTAACTATAGAAGATGTTCTTGAAATTTTAAACAAAGAACAAGAAAATGGTATTTTAATAGGAGTTATAGTGCAAATAGGTGGTCAAACACCATTAAAGTTATCCAAAATACTGAATGAAAGAGATTTCAATATTTTGGGTACACCTTTTAACTCCATAGATCTTGCTGAAGATCGCATGAAATTTAAAAACCTCGCTTTACAGCTTAATCTAAAACAGCCTGAAAATTCTATTTGTTATTCAATAGAAGAAGCATTAACCAATACTAAAAAAGTGGGATTTCCATTAGTAGTAAGACCATCTTATGTCCTAGGGGGACAATCTATGTCTATTAAATATGACATTGAAAGTTTTAAAATATACGTATTAAATCAAACTAAAATTTTTGAACATGGATCACTGCTACTTGATAAATTTTTAGATAATGCAATTGAAGTTGATGTCGATGCCATATGTGATGGAGAAAAAGTTTTTATAGCAGCAATAATAGAACACATTGAAGAAGCTGGAATCCATTCCGGTGACTCAACTTGCTCAATACCTACAAATACACTTAGCAATGAAATTATAAAAGAAATTGAACTACAAACTGAAAAAATAGCCTTTAAATTAAAAGTAAAAGGCCTAATAAACATTCAATTTGCCATTCAAAAAAATAATATATACATACTAGAAGTAAATTTAAGAGCTAGTCGTACAATTCCTTTTGTTTCTAAAGTTATTAATATTCCAATAGCAAAGCTTGCTACACAAGTTATTTTAGGTAAAAAATTAGATCAAGAAAAAAAACTTCTTGGCCATTTTGCGGTAAAAGTTGCCGTTTTTCCATTCACGCGTTTTTCTGAAATTGATACCTTATTAGGTCCGGAAATGAAATCAACAGGAGAGGTAATGGGAATCGACTTATCATTTGAAGCTGCGCTCGCAAAAGCCTATATGGCTGCAGGATATAAACTACCAACAAAAGGAAAAGTATTAATTTCTGTAAAAGATGATGACAAAAAATACATATTACCAGTCGCACATTCACTAAGAAAACTAGACTTTGAAATCTATGCCACTAAAGACACAGCCTCATATTTAAATGATAATGGTATTACTACAAGAGCTTTAAGCAAAGCGAAAAAATGCAAATCCCACATAATTAACATGATCAAAAGTGGAAAAATAAATCTAGTAATTAATACCTCAAAATGTATTAAATCAATTTCAAACAGTAAAGATATTAGAAGAACCGCTATTTTACAAAACGTAACTTATAGCACCACAATATCCGGAAGCAAGGCATTAGTACTTGCAATTCAATATATAAAAAGCAGCAAACTAGAAGTAAAATCGCTACAACAAATACGAACTTCATTTAACTAA
- a CDS encoding cysteine desulfurase, translating to MINKSSNVLSRNYIYADYNATFPIIKSVKKNILKVLSKQILNPSSPHKKGQETRKILHDARDNIRKTIGVLDNKEIIFTSGATEANNLVMKGIVNSKHVISAIEHPSILNSTYNPHIVPVNQEGIINLLELEKILSKIKEDKKVIVSVMTANNETGVIQPIKKISEIAHKYGAVCHTDATQGIGKIEINMEDLGVDLLTLSAHKFGGIAGSGVLIFDKKLTIKPIIVGGEQEKGLRGGTENIIAIASLSAALHDIPHLLSKANKIKKLRDKLEYELLKLVSDIKIFGKNSKRLPNTSLIYMPKVRNDIQLMHFDSNNIAVSNGSACSSGKVEPSHVLLAMGVTKEQARCSIRISIGSKTKLQDIKKIIDCWYKIYKMYHFKI from the coding sequence ATGATAAATAAATCTTCAAACGTACTCTCTAGAAATTACATATATGCAGATTATAATGCAACTTTTCCAATTATTAAAAGTGTAAAAAAAAATATACTTAAGGTTTTATCAAAACAAATTTTGAACCCTTCGTCACCACACAAAAAGGGACAAGAAACAAGAAAAATTCTTCATGATGCAAGGGATAATATTCGTAAAACTATTGGCGTTTTAGATAATAAAGAAATAATTTTCACATCTGGTGCTACTGAAGCAAATAATCTCGTTATGAAAGGAATTGTTAATTCTAAACACGTAATTTCGGCTATAGAACATCCTTCAATCCTTAATTCTACGTATAATCCACATATAGTACCAGTTAATCAAGAAGGTATTATTAACCTTTTAGAATTAGAAAAAATTCTAAGTAAAATTAAAGAAGATAAAAAAGTAATAGTTTCAGTTATGACAGCTAATAATGAAACCGGAGTCATCCAGCCAATTAAAAAAATATCCGAAATAGCTCATAAATATGGAGCAGTGTGTCATACTGATGCTACTCAAGGCATTGGAAAAATTGAAATCAATATGGAAGATTTAGGAGTTGATTTACTAACTTTATCCGCTCATAAATTTGGTGGCATAGCAGGTAGCGGAGTTTTAATTTTTGATAAAAAACTTACAATAAAACCTATTATAGTAGGTGGAGAACAAGAAAAAGGATTACGAGGCGGTACAGAAAATATTATCGCAATTGCGAGTCTTTCTGCTGCATTACATGATATTCCACATCTTCTGTCAAAAGCAAATAAAATAAAAAAGCTACGTGATAAATTAGAATATGAACTACTAAAACTTGTAAGTGATATAAAAATTTTTGGTAAAAATTCTAAAAGGTTACCAAATACAAGTCTCATTTATATGCCAAAAGTAAGAAATGACATACAACTTATGCATTTTGATTCTAACAACATTGCAGTTAGCAATGGCTCTGCATGTTCTTCTGGAAAGGTTGAACCCTCCCATGTTCTACTTGCAATGGGAGTAACGAAAGAACAAGCAAGATGCTCAATTAGAATTAGTATAGGTTCAAAAACCAAATTACAAGATATAAAAAAAATAATAGACTGCTGGTACAAAATATATAAAATGTACCACTTTAAAATATAA
- a CDS encoding alpha/beta fold hydrolase — protein MVEVFLSNAAKKIEGEYYQSRKANAPVVLILHDRPGYGAMDNRIIHSVYASFIGNSFSVLRINFRSAGKSAGSFDKGVGELTDAAIAIDWLQEHNPSNVPIWIVGFSFGAWVAMQLTMRRPEIVGFIALSPPATKYDFSFFFPCPVPGLIIQSSNDALSEENDITELTRRLMNSVKSDFMEYHVIKGTNHFLRDKEEEVVQIIDSYIKLRLGSTSFSYKN, from the coding sequence ATGGTAGAGGTTTTTTTAAGTAATGCAGCAAAAAAAATAGAAGGTGAGTATTATCAAAGCAGGAAGGCAAACGCTCCCGTTGTATTAATTTTACATGATCGTCCTGGATATGGTGCTATGGACAATAGGATAATACATAGTGTATATGCATCTTTTATTGGTAATAGTTTTTCTGTTTTGAGGATTAATTTTCGTAGTGCTGGGAAATCTGCTGGGAGTTTTGATAAAGGTGTGGGAGAGTTAACTGATGCTGCAATAGCAATTGATTGGCTTCAAGAGCATAATCCTAGTAACGTTCCAATTTGGATAGTTGGCTTTTCTTTTGGGGCGTGGGTGGCTATGCAGTTAACAATGCGTCGTCCTGAAATAGTGGGTTTTATTGCTCTCTCTCCTCCAGCGACGAAGTATGACTTCTCGTTTTTTTTTCCTTGTCCCGTCCCTGGACTTATAATACAAAGCAGTAATGATGCTCTCTCAGAAGAGAATGATATAACGGAATTAACAAGGAGATTAATGAATTCGGTTAAAAGTGATTTTATGGAGTATCATGTTATAAAAGGTACTAATCATTTTCTAAGAGATAAAGAAGAAGAAGTAGTTCAAATTATAGATAGTTATATAAAGTTGCGTTTAGGTAGTACATCTTTTTCCTACAAAAACTAA
- a CDS encoding ABC transporter ATP-binding protein, producing the protein MLELISINKIFNKIPVINNINLRIISGQIIALIGDSGSGKTTILQIAGLLDKPTSGIVTINGINCTKIHDKCKTYIKRNFLGFIYQFHHLLQELSVLENIMLPQLIAGKNKIDATKNAQILLDKFGLKNKANSLISKISGGERQRVAIARSIINSPKLLLADEPTGNLDPVNSSNVFSLLRSYVKKNNNSMLIVTHNHHLAEMADCILQIKNKSLTKYK; encoded by the coding sequence ATGTTAGAATTGATTTCTATAAATAAAATCTTCAATAAAATTCCCGTTATAAATAATATAAACTTAAGAATTATAAGTGGACAAATAATTGCATTAATTGGCGATTCAGGATCAGGGAAAACAACTATATTACAAATTGCAGGTTTATTAGATAAACCAACTTCAGGCATAGTAACTATAAATGGAATAAATTGTACAAAAATACATGATAAATGTAAAACTTATATAAAAAGAAATTTCTTAGGCTTTATTTATCAATTCCATCATTTATTACAAGAATTATCAGTATTAGAAAATATTATGCTTCCTCAACTCATTGCTGGAAAGAATAAAATTGACGCAACAAAAAATGCGCAAATTTTACTAGATAAATTTGGCCTTAAAAACAAAGCTAATAGCTTAATATCTAAAATATCTGGAGGAGAAAGACAAAGAGTCGCAATTGCTAGAAGCATCATAAATTCTCCAAAGCTTTTACTTGCAGACGAACCAACGGGAAATTTAGATCCAGTAAACTCATCAAATGTATTCTCACTATTGCGCTCATATGTGAAAAAAAATAATAATTCTATGCTAATAGTAACACACAATCACCATCTAGCAGAAATGGCAGATTGCATATTACAAATAAAAAATAAATCATTAACAAAATATAAATAA
- a CDS encoding iron-sulfur cluster assembly accessory protein, which translates to MSTNHYNVNLTDNAVKKIHSLTENIKNKNFVLRIAVSGGGCSGFKYNFFIDQINKNLSLKKNKNDNSYINKLNKNNNEDYKKNKNYEINSNDSIKDNNDIIINDKNGNPVLIIDNHSIKFINNSIVDYIEDLNGSRFQIKNPLVKSRCGCGNSFSI; encoded by the coding sequence ATGTCAACAAATCATTATAATGTCAATTTAACTGATAATGCAGTAAAAAAAATTCATTCTCTTACAGAAAACATAAAAAACAAAAATTTTGTTTTGCGAATTGCTGTCTCAGGAGGAGGATGCTCTGGATTTAAATATAATTTTTTTATAGATCAGATAAATAAAAATTTATCTCTAAAAAAGAACAAAAATGATAATTCTTATATCAACAAACTTAATAAAAATAATAATGAAGATTATAAGAAAAACAAGAATTACGAGATAAACTCCAATGATTCTATTAAAGATAATAATGACATAATAATTAACGATAAAAACGGAAACCCTGTATTAATAATAGATAATCATTCTATAAAATTTATAAATAATTCAATCGTAGATTATATTGAAGACCTAAACGGTTCTAGATTTCAAATAAAAAATCCTCTCGTTAAATCTAGGTGTGGATGTGGCAATAGTTTTTCAATTTAG
- the ribD gene encoding bifunctional diaminohydroxyphosphoribosylaminopyrimidine deaminase/5-amino-6-(5-phosphoribosylamino)uracil reductase RibD, giving the protein MFYRMISFNEKSDDYFMSIALKLAKKILGSVAPNPAVGCVIVKNGVIIAEGNTGVGGRPHAEIVALQKAKNFACGATMYVTLEPCCHFGVTRPCIEKIIKAKIKRIVVATIDPDMRVSGGGIKALEEAGIEVEQGVMQKEAEKLNIGFFTTRKLCRPFIVCKVAITLDGKIASFTGDSKWITGDDTRNWVHKLRAKHDAIMIGSNTLIRDDPFLTCRLPTFMPNRQSPIRLIIDSQGKLKEWCNIAKTADKITTWIITNKKVEEKIKNINYLIVNSNSVGKVCLSDMTSKLALEIGITRLLVEGGGILITELMKKKLIDKLIICRTGKILGNDAIPFIGNLGIKSVDNCYQFKKIETINFNEDIVEIWV; this is encoded by the coding sequence ATGTTTTATAGAATGATTTCTTTTAATGAAAAAAGTGATGATTATTTTATGTCAATTGCTTTAAAGCTTGCCAAAAAAATTTTGGGAAGTGTTGCACCAAATCCGGCAGTTGGGTGTGTTATTGTAAAAAATGGTGTAATAATTGCAGAAGGAAATACGGGAGTTGGTGGTCGCCCACATGCAGAGATAGTTGCCTTACAAAAAGCTAAGAATTTTGCTTGTGGCGCAACTATGTATGTTACTCTCGAACCGTGTTGTCATTTTGGAGTTACAAGGCCTTGCATTGAAAAAATTATAAAAGCAAAAATAAAAAGAATAGTAGTTGCAACAATTGATCCTGATATGAGAGTTTCAGGTGGGGGTATTAAGGCCCTAGAAGAAGCTGGGATTGAAGTAGAACAAGGAGTTATGCAGAAAGAAGCAGAAAAATTAAATATTGGATTTTTTACTACTAGAAAGTTATGCAGACCATTTATAGTTTGCAAAGTTGCGATAACTCTTGATGGAAAAATTGCATCATTTACAGGTGATAGTAAGTGGATAACAGGTGATGATACGAGAAATTGGGTACATAAACTTAGAGCGAAACATGATGCTATTATGATAGGTAGTAATACCCTTATCAGAGATGATCCATTTTTAACATGTAGATTACCAACATTTATGCCTAATAGGCAGTCACCAATAAGATTAATTATAGATAGTCAAGGAAAGTTAAAAGAATGGTGTAATATTGCAAAGACTGCAGACAAAATAACAACATGGATAATTACGAACAAAAAAGTAGAAGAAAAAATAAAAAATATTAATTATTTAATAGTTAATTCAAATAGCGTTGGAAAAGTTTGTTTAAGTGATATGACATCAAAGCTTGCTTTAGAGATTGGTATAACAAGGTTATTAGTTGAAGGTGGTGGAATATTAATTACAGAATTAATGAAAAAAAAATTGATTGATAAATTGATAATTTGTCGTACTGGTAAGATTTTAGGTAATGATGCAATTCCCTTTATAGGAAATTTAGGAATTAAATCTGTTGATAATTGTTATCAATTTAAAAAAATAGAAACAATAAATTTCAATGAAGATATAGTTGAGATTTGGGTTTAA
- a CDS encoding oxidoreductase, whose amino-acid sequence MKNIMLIGGGVGNAVLFSIGEAYLKRNNRVLYFAGYRKLNDVFKQVSVELASSAVVWVCEEGLIKKNRDQDKSFCGNIVDAIISYQERILGDIMIDLSIIDIIITIGSDKMMKAINEARKTILKLYLKSEHLAISSVNSPMQCMMKGICAQCVQRHVDIKTGKENYVYSCSNQDQDMNLVDFDFLSERLKQNSLQEKLTSKWIEEILNNKKGK is encoded by the coding sequence ATGAAAAACATAATGCTTATTGGTGGTGGGGTTGGAAATGCGGTCCTATTTTCAATAGGAGAGGCCTATCTCAAAAGAAATAATAGGGTTTTGTATTTTGCTGGTTATAGAAAGTTGAATGATGTGTTTAAGCAAGTATCTGTAGAACTTGCATCAAGTGCAGTAGTTTGGGTATGCGAAGAAGGATTAATAAAAAAAAATAGAGATCAAGATAAGTCTTTTTGTGGCAATATAGTTGATGCAATAATTTCTTATCAAGAGCGTATATTGGGTGATATTATGATTGATTTGAGTATTATAGATATAATTATCACTATTGGTTCTGATAAAATGATGAAAGCTATAAATGAAGCGAGAAAGACAATTTTAAAGTTATATTTAAAGTCAGAGCATTTAGCGATATCTTCAGTTAATTCGCCTATGCAGTGTATGATGAAAGGGATTTGTGCGCAGTGTGTACAGCGACATGTAGATATTAAAACAGGAAAAGAAAACTATGTATATAGTTGTAGTAATCAAGATCAAGATATGAATCTTGTTGATTTTGATTTCCTAAGTGAACGCTTAAAACAAAATAGTTTACAAGAAAAACTTACTTCAAAATGGATAGAAGAAATATTAAACAACAAAAAAGGAAAATAA
- a CDS encoding 5-formyltetrahydrofolate cyclo-ligase, whose protein sequence is MDRRNIKQQKRKIRKQYRTIRKNLDEKYSSNARSFVVNSFKKNLANLVRSKTVAAYIPIDGEIDIIPLMYNLLYLSYRVVVPWQNKPLRFKEWNMVRGGLNNKNIIPDIIITPVIAFDDHFNRLGFGSGCYDFVIKELRSLGKIFIGVAYERQYCKILPIEEHDQKLDIIITETRVMYNN, encoded by the coding sequence ATGGATAGAAGAAATATTAAACAACAAAAAAGGAAAATAAGAAAGCAATATAGAACTATTAGAAAAAATCTTGATGAGAAATATTCTAGTAATGCTAGAAGTTTTGTTGTCAATTCTTTTAAAAAGAACTTAGCTAATCTTGTTAGAAGTAAAACAGTTGCAGCTTATATTCCTATCGATGGAGAGATAGATATTATACCTTTAATGTATAATTTGTTGTATCTATCTTATAGGGTTGTAGTTCCATGGCAAAATAAACCATTGAGATTTAAGGAGTGGAATATGGTAAGAGGAGGACTAAATAATAAAAATATAATTCCTGATATAATTATCACTCCAGTTATTGCTTTTGACGATCATTTTAATAGATTAGGTTTTGGTAGTGGATGTTATGATTTTGTAATAAAAGAATTACGATCATTAGGTAAAATATTTATAGGTGTAGCCTATGAAAGGCAGTATTGTAAAATACTACCAATAGAGGAGCATGATCAAAAGTTAGACATTATAATAACAGAGACGCGTGTTATGTATAACAATTGA
- the dapB gene encoding 4-hydroxy-tetrahydrodipicolinate reductase, translating into MKIKVGVIGCGKMGKKVLNELVMNTKLNIVGAVASASNKYIGLDIGSIIGGSFVGVKVTSSIRDVFNLSDVVIDFTTKECMLDCLKMSVKFKTPLVSGTTGIEDVDLKKYSAKVPILWSPNMSIGVNVLLKLVKKAASLLNKEYDAEIWEMHHNLKKDLPSGTAVEFGRAIANASGRDFQLSQCFHSCSKMRKKGRIGFAVSRGGGVIGDHSVMFINSNERIELNHKAIDRVSFAKGAVQAAMWLYKNKREIPGLYSMQDMM; encoded by the coding sequence ATGAAAATTAAAGTTGGAGTAATAGGCTGCGGTAAAATGGGGAAAAAAGTACTGAATGAATTGGTTATGAATACCAAATTAAATATAGTTGGTGCTGTTGCTAGCGCGAGTAATAAATATATAGGTTTAGATATAGGATCAATTATAGGTGGTTCTTTTGTAGGGGTTAAAGTTACGAGTTCTATTAGAGATGTGTTTAATCTGTCTGATGTTGTAATAGATTTTACAACTAAAGAATGTATGTTAGATTGCCTTAAGATGTCTGTAAAATTTAAAACGCCATTAGTTAGTGGTACGACTGGAATAGAAGATGTTGATTTAAAGAAATATTCTGCTAAGGTTCCAATATTATGGTCACCAAATATGAGTATTGGAGTTAATGTGTTATTAAAATTAGTAAAAAAAGCTGCTAGTCTTCTAAATAAAGAGTATGATGCTGAAATTTGGGAAATGCATCATAATCTTAAGAAAGATTTACCATCTGGAACAGCTGTAGAATTTGGTAGAGCGATTGCTAATGCTTCAGGTAGGGATTTTCAGCTTAGTCAATGTTTTCATAGTTGTTCGAAAATGAGAAAGAAAGGAAGAATAGGATTTGCAGTATCTCGTGGAGGTGGGGTAATAGGAGATCATAGTGTGATGTTTATTAATTCCAATGAACGTATAGAATTGAATCATAAAGCGATTGATCGTGTATCTTTTGCTAAGGGAGCTGTTCAAGCAGCAATGTGGTTATATAAAAACAAAAGAGAGATACCTGGACTTTATTCAATGCAGGATATGATGTGA
- the pstB gene encoding phosphate ABC transporter ATP-binding protein PstB, whose amino-acid sequence MNGDICASIKDLNLWYGSKQILFNISLNIYNKKVTTFIGPSGCGKSTFLRCFNRMNDYIPGCKVTGRLIVNGLGDIYLRDTDVVLLRAKVGMVFQKPNPFPKSIYNNIAYGPKLHGIIKDRQKLDEIVKNSLIKVGLWEDLKDRLQDSALDLSGGQQQRLCIARAIAVKPTILLMDEPCSALDPMATNAIENLIQELKLKFTIIMITHSMKQARKLSDSVIFFFNGKIVESGSVKEVFEDTQFPLTKEYILDH is encoded by the coding sequence ATGAATGGTGATATATGTGCCTCCATTAAGGATTTAAATCTTTGGTATGGTTCTAAACAAATTTTATTTAATATAAGTTTAAATATTTATAATAAAAAAGTTACTACTTTTATTGGGCCATCTGGGTGTGGTAAATCAACCTTTTTGCGGTGTTTTAATCGTATGAATGATTATATACCGGGATGCAAAGTTACTGGCAGGTTAATTGTTAATGGGCTTGGTGATATATATTTGCGCGATACGGATGTTGTATTATTGAGAGCAAAAGTTGGAATGGTATTCCAAAAGCCGAATCCTTTTCCAAAATCGATATATAATAATATTGCTTATGGACCAAAATTACATGGTATAATAAAGGATAGGCAAAAATTAGATGAAATAGTAAAAAATAGTTTAATTAAAGTAGGTTTATGGGAAGATTTAAAAGATAGATTGCAGGATAGTGCATTAGATTTATCTGGTGGACAACAGCAGAGATTATGTATTGCTCGTGCAATTGCAGTGAAACCAACCATTTTGTTAATGGACGAGCCATGTTCTGCTCTTGATCCAATGGCTACAAATGCAATTGAGAATCTTATTCAAGAGTTGAAATTAAAATTTACAATTATAATGATAACTCATTCAATGAAACAAGCTAGGAAGTTATCTGATAGTGTAATTTTCTTTTTTAATGGTAAGATTGTTGAATCTGGAAGTGTTAAGGAAGTATTCGAAGATACTCAGTTTCCCCTAACAAAAGAGTATATTCTAGATCATTAA